One window from the genome of Sinobacterium caligoides encodes:
- a CDS encoding nitroreductase, with protein sequence MMNNDLSTAFTELVTRRRSVRGFLPTAVEQPLLERVFELAQRSPSNCNTQPWQVYVASGEVVEALRRQLPEAMMSGHMELDFPFDGVYQGEYKCRQHDAAAQLYQAMGIERGDKAGRGEAFMRNFHFFGAPHVAFLFLHQDFAMREAADLGMYAQNLMLSLSAHGLASCPMTALSFHSGIVRAALDVPDDYKLLFGIALGYEDEQCAANRCRVGRAPLSEAVHFRR encoded by the coding sequence ATGATGAATAATGACTTATCAACAGCTTTTACAGAACTCGTAACGCGTCGTCGCTCGGTGCGTGGCTTCCTGCCTACGGCGGTGGAGCAGCCGTTGTTGGAGCGTGTCTTCGAGCTGGCCCAACGCTCTCCCTCTAATTGCAACACCCAGCCCTGGCAGGTTTATGTGGCCAGCGGTGAGGTTGTCGAAGCGCTGCGTCGGCAGCTGCCAGAGGCGATGATGAGCGGCCACATGGAGCTGGATTTTCCCTTCGACGGTGTTTATCAGGGGGAGTATAAGTGCCGTCAGCACGATGCTGCGGCGCAGCTTTATCAAGCAATGGGTATCGAGCGGGGAGATAAAGCGGGGCGCGGTGAGGCGTTTATGCGTAACTTTCACTTTTTCGGCGCGCCCCATGTCGCCTTCCTGTTCCTGCATCAAGACTTTGCCATGCGGGAGGCTGCCGATCTCGGTATGTATGCACAGAACTTAATGCTGTCTCTGAGTGCCCATGGTCTGGCCTCTTGCCCGATGACGGCGTTGAGCTTCCATAGTGGCATTGTCAGGGCGGCCCTCGATGTGCCTGACGACTATAAGTTGTTGTTTGGTATCGCGCTGGGGTACGAGGATGAGCAGTGTGCGGCTAATCGCTGTCGTGTCGGTCGTGCGCCGCTGTCCGAGGCGGTACACTTTCGTCGCTAG
- a CDS encoding MATE family efflux transporter — MATRSESIMHTASDGKLFATYVSPAVTAMIVNGIYSVIDGIFIGQAVGAEGLAAAGIAWPIFAVMIGVGMMIGMGAGSYIGLYRGRGDDGKAGHIIGNTLSLLLLTSLLLGPLTYLLSPPLVALMGASGATAGYAEDYLRIFALFAPVVLSAAALPLLLRNGDQPSLTTWILCIGALLNLIVGYWLIIIREMGMTGAALATVFAQAVVCLLSLYYLQRDDWPIPFRRRDLRPQRRSCQQILHRGLPSLVMFGYFIFFMVAHNWLFLQHGGVVAVAAFSIASYIFAFYGYFAEGIATGIQPILSYHVGSGQQRRVRATVIMALCWVTAIGGVISAIIYIDTDAIARIFNSDDEQLLQMTVNGLRLHLFAIFLDGIIFVSGIYFQAVHRTYVALLVNSGNIAIQIPMLIILPWLWGVNGIWLAMPISNILIAIPVLWIMLDDLRQRRAISTSDESVPPRTAAHDRHDSD, encoded by the coding sequence GTGGCCACTCGCTCCGAGTCGATCATGCACACCGCCTCCGATGGCAAGCTGTTCGCCACCTATGTCAGCCCCGCCGTCACGGCGATGATCGTCAACGGCATCTACTCGGTGATCGACGGCATCTTCATCGGTCAGGCGGTCGGCGCCGAAGGGCTGGCCGCAGCCGGCATTGCCTGGCCTATCTTCGCCGTCATGATCGGCGTCGGCATGATGATCGGCATGGGGGCTGGCAGCTATATCGGCCTCTATCGCGGCCGTGGAGATGACGGCAAGGCCGGTCACATCATCGGCAACACTCTGTCACTGCTATTGCTCACCTCGCTACTGCTCGGCCCCCTCACCTACCTGCTCAGCCCACCCCTCGTCGCATTGATGGGGGCCAGCGGTGCTACGGCCGGTTACGCCGAAGACTACCTGCGTATCTTCGCCCTGTTCGCACCCGTGGTACTGTCGGCGGCGGCACTGCCCCTACTGTTGCGTAATGGCGACCAGCCCAGTCTAACCACTTGGATACTGTGCATCGGCGCCCTGCTCAACCTGATCGTCGGCTACTGGCTGATTATCATCAGAGAGATGGGCATGACCGGTGCAGCCCTAGCCACCGTCTTCGCCCAAGCCGTAGTCTGTTTACTGAGCCTCTATTATCTGCAGCGCGATGACTGGCCAATACCGTTTCGGCGCCGTGATCTGCGCCCGCAACGACGGAGCTGCCAACAGATCTTACACCGCGGCCTGCCCAGCCTGGTGATGTTCGGCTATTTCATCTTTTTCATGGTGGCGCATAACTGGCTATTCTTACAGCACGGTGGCGTCGTCGCGGTTGCTGCCTTTTCCATCGCCTCCTACATTTTTGCCTTCTACGGCTACTTTGCCGAGGGCATCGCCACTGGCATTCAGCCGATTCTCAGCTACCACGTCGGTAGCGGTCAGCAGCGGCGCGTACGCGCCACAGTCATCATGGCACTGTGCTGGGTCACCGCCATCGGTGGCGTCATCTCAGCGATCATCTACATCGATACCGATGCCATCGCCCGCATCTTCAACAGCGACGATGAGCAACTGCTGCAGATGACGGTGAACGGGCTGCGACTGCACCTCTTTGCCATTTTCCTCGATGGTATTATCTTTGTCAGCGGCATCTATTTTCAGGCGGTACACCGGACCTATGTGGCTCTACTGGTAAACAGCGGCAATATTGCTATTCAGATCCCGATGCTGATCATTCTGCCTTGGCTCTGGGGTGTCAACGGCATCTGGCTAGCGATGCCGATCTCCAACATCCTCATCGCCATCCCAGTACTGTGGATAATGCTCGACGACCTCAGGCAACGTCGTGCAATAAGTACTAGCGACGAAAGTGTACCGCCTCGGACAGCGGCGCACGACCGACACGACAGCGATTAG
- a CDS encoding ketoacyl-ACP synthase III, translated as MLTCAPDRSLVHLIYSGLFMTYAKITGWGKCVPPAVLTNDDLSKFVDTSDEWILSRTGIQERRITHVELSELATLAAKRALAAAGLEGSDLDLIILATASGDSLIPNTASAVQRNIGACNAAAFDQNAACSGFLYGLQMGTAMIKSGVNRRVLVIGADRLNYYINWADRASAVLFGDGAGAVILEASDDACGLLAAKLGCDPERRDILEVQGPGTYVDRFHTSACYNIAFEGPEIFKRAINGMNSACQTALSDAGMSGSDIDVIIPHQANLRIIQTLAKKMGVGMEKVMVNIHKYGNTSAASVAIALCEAVEEGRIQAGSNILSAAFGAGLTYAGVVIKWGDRVTPIRTIDDELPPCDKSASELVSSAVEGCLQATAEGTVNFARSPKL; from the coding sequence GTGTTAACATGCGCGCCAGATCGCTCTCTCGTCCACCTAATTTATTCGGGTTTATTCATGACTTACGCCAAAATTACCGGTTGGGGCAAATGTGTACCACCCGCCGTTCTCACCAATGACGACCTCTCCAAGTTTGTTGACACCAGTGACGAGTGGATCCTCTCGCGTACTGGCATCCAGGAACGCCGCATCACCCACGTCGAACTCTCTGAGCTGGCAACACTGGCGGCTAAACGCGCCCTCGCAGCGGCGGGTCTTGAGGGCAGCGACCTCGATCTCATTATTTTGGCCACCGCCAGCGGCGACAGCCTCATACCCAACACCGCCTCCGCCGTGCAGCGCAATATCGGCGCCTGCAACGCCGCAGCCTTCGACCAGAACGCGGCCTGTAGTGGCTTCCTCTACGGCCTACAGATGGGCACCGCGATGATCAAGAGCGGCGTCAATCGCCGCGTCCTGGTCATCGGCGCCGATCGTCTCAACTACTACATCAACTGGGCCGATCGTGCCAGTGCGGTACTGTTCGGTGACGGAGCAGGGGCCGTCATTCTCGAAGCCAGCGACGATGCCTGCGGCCTACTCGCAGCGAAACTCGGCTGTGACCCTGAACGACGCGATATCCTCGAGGTACAGGGGCCCGGCACCTATGTCGACCGCTTCCACACCAGCGCCTGCTACAACATCGCCTTCGAAGGCCCTGAGATCTTCAAACGTGCCATCAACGGTATGAACAGCGCCTGCCAGACCGCACTCAGCGATGCCGGTATGAGTGGTAGCGACATCGATGTCATCATCCCCCACCAAGCCAACCTGCGTATCATCCAGACCCTGGCCAAGAAAATGGGCGTCGGGATGGAGAAGGTGATGGTCAACATTCACAAGTACGGCAACACCTCCGCCGCCAGCGTCGCCATCGCCCTCTGTGAAGCCGTCGAAGAGGGTCGCATTCAAGCCGGCAGCAACATCCTCTCCGCTGCCTTCGGCGCCGGCCTCACCTACGCCGGGGTGGTCATCAAGTGGGGCGACAGGGTCACGCCAATTCGCACCATCGACGACGAACTGCCGCCCTGTGATAAGAGCGCCAGCGAGTTGGTCAGTAGCGCCGTTGAAGGCTGCCTGCAAGCGACTGCCGAAGGCACCGTCAACTTTGCGCGCTCGCCCAAACTTTAA
- a CDS encoding response regulator yields the protein MMLGWRYGEGGAQPYECILLVEDTLSNRQLTQMILQQAGFLVELASSGEEAVVAAYNKRYELILMDCVMPGMDGYQATERIRREGGCSSRVPIIALTANTVAGVEEVCREAGMNGVLSKPLELTRLRDLLPGVFRSGEASVSADMTTYVQRPHCHAVLASGQRIGGLYDRLGVARFELLRRTTLASLELLIQELLLAHRCDDRALLQRLLHSLKSSVANYGADELVTLAQQLEYCCLDQALSARQLQQLQHLLQQFTAALADYRR from the coding sequence ATGATGCTGGGGTGGAGGTACGGAGAAGGTGGTGCGCAGCCGTATGAGTGTATCTTGCTGGTCGAAGACACCTTGAGTAACCGACAACTGACCCAGATGATACTGCAGCAGGCGGGCTTTCTGGTCGAGCTGGCGAGCAGTGGTGAGGAGGCGGTGGTGGCGGCCTACAACAAGCGCTATGAGTTGATCCTGATGGATTGTGTGATGCCCGGTATGGATGGCTATCAAGCGACAGAGAGGATACGCCGCGAGGGTGGTTGCAGTAGTCGGGTGCCGATTATAGCGCTGACTGCGAATACGGTGGCAGGCGTCGAGGAGGTCTGCAGGGAGGCGGGGATGAATGGGGTACTGAGTAAGCCACTTGAGTTGACGAGATTGCGCGATCTGTTGCCGGGTGTTTTTCGCTCTGGCGAGGCCTCGGTTAGTGCTGATATGACGACGTATGTGCAGCGGCCTCATTGCCATGCGGTGCTTGCTAGTGGGCAACGAATCGGTGGTCTATACGATCGATTGGGAGTGGCGCGCTTTGAGCTGTTGCGGCGGACCACGCTCGCTAGCCTCGAGCTGCTAATTCAGGAGTTGCTACTGGCACATCGGTGCGATGATCGGGCGCTGTTGCAGCGTCTGCTGCACTCACTGAAGTCATCGGTAGCGAACTATGGCGCCGATGAGCTGGTGACGTTGGCGCAACAACTGGAGTATTGCTGCCTTGATCAGGCGCTATCGGCACGGCAATTACAACAGTTGCAGCACTTGCTGCAGCAGTTCACCGCAGCGCTAGCCGACTATCGGCGTTGA